The Pochonia chlamydosporia 170 chromosome 3, whole genome shotgun sequence genome contains the following window.
CAGCTGACAACCAGTTTGTTTCATCCTCGCAACTCGCAACAACAAGAGCTTAATCCTAGCAAGTCTCAGTCTATATTCCGATGTATGAAGAGATCCCTCAACTGGGGACTTGGATTGAACTAATGACCATCACTCAAATCGGTTCCTTCCTTTGATGTCCTTGATAATCTCTCTTTGCATCATGCTCAGCCGCGCCTCGGCCAAGCCTTCTAAGTAAACGATGACACCAAAAGACCGAATTCGAACGCCCGGTAGTCTTCGATACGACACGAGTTGCACGCCCGCAGATTTGGGAGGTCAATGGTAGGACTGGGTGGCAAAATGCTCCGCAGCGTGCAGGCACACAACGACATCTGGTTAGGGCTGTGCAACTCGAGTCTTGCTTTGTCGGTCAGTCCAATCAACGGCCGCAATGCCAATATCTTTGATGATCATGCAAGCAACGCTGTAGGACTCCCAAAGTGAGGCAAACAGTAGACGAAGGGTCAAGAACCCCCATTCTGGAGGCCGTCCGGAGACATTAAGAGTTTCCCTTTGTCATGGGTTGCTTCCATCTATCGGAATAACTAAtctgtcaagtttgatgaaaGCATTCAACCGCCCAGTGTCGGTGGGCAATTGAAAGGAGATCTGTTTGTCTGGGCAATGTGTACCGTGGCCCAACCTTTCCGTTGACCcaaccatcttcaacaatATGTACTGGTGATTCTGGAACATATTAGAAGAGCACCCACGCCAGTAAAATCCAGACAACAAGAGGAAGAGATAGCCTAGTTCAACTAGTAAGCCGGGGTGTCGAGATGCCAGTGGCTGATCAACAATCTGTGCCAAGACTCGCAATTGGACTGAAAGGCAGATATGAGCATCGTCCTGCCGGATGCCGAGTTCGATATACCAAAAATAGCAGCAAGATTGCCGGCAGACACGGCACTTACTGCACATCTACGCAGGGGTTTGCTTTTCTTGCAGCCACCTCTATGCAATTACGAATTGGGGCCCCAAAGTGCCAAGCCAGGTAATCTCCGAGATCTGGAATGACGACTATCTGCCAAGCCGATGTCGATTTTGTCAGAGTTTCGGACATTTAATCCCGGAAAGTGGCTCCAGATGTGAGTTCTCACTTCTTGTGCCTGACTAGTCTAATCTCGTCGCTGCGCCACAAAATCGCCAACAACGTTGGAGCTTCGAATGGTGTTTTGGGCAAGCATCAGTCACAGAGTAGTTAGCTAGAGACTAATCAACAGTAAACGTGGCTCTGGGTGAGCTGTCGAGAGGAGGATCAGCCGCTACACATCGTGGAGCCGTATGGCCGTTGCTTTTGTTGCTAATTGCTTTTGATGATTGCTTGTTATGCAACATGTCCCCAGTTCTCACCGCCGGATCTTACACGGTCAATCACGTCGCGTTAAGAATCAGCCCAGGCTAGAACATACGAGCGAGTTGGGATGTTCGCAAGAAAGTCATGGGTTCATCGCGAACAAACCCAGACCGGGATCTTAGCCGCAACGGCGTGGAAGTACACAGAAGCTGAGAATATGGCGCGGTGGCGTGTGGCGATCCGACTCAGGTCTttctcaaccaacaacatgatgTCTGTGGAAGAAATTCTGGAGGTAATTCCAGGAAGACCATGGTTGGGGTCAACAAGAGGCTGACCATCTAGCAGCATAGCCCTGTTTCCGAGCCGGTTTAATTCATGCTCTTCCGTCTTAGCCTCGTAactgtggttgttgtgaCGATTCCATCTGTTACACTGAGTGCCGCACTGAACATGGAATTAATTACATTACTCAACAATGATGTCCCTTTTTAGTGAACATGTAAGAGCTTGGACTTACCTGAATCATGTCGGCTTCTATTCTCGCCTCTTGTAAGACATACAAATGGAACCTCAACCAGAAAGATTGAGGTTATGTGGCCTGTCCTTCGGCCATTTTCCACGTCGACGCCATTCTCCTGGCGTCTCTCGTTTATACATGGAAACGGTATAGATCTGCCTGTCCTGCATGTCTGGCTGGGAAGGGCTGAGAGTAGTCAGGGGCAATTTCTTTTTTTAGTTGACGAAATTGTTGAAGCGCATTGGGAAAACTCGGCGTCGAGGTACTCAAGTATTAAAAGGCGAACGTTTTCTAGATGCGATGCTTGCTCGTCTCCTGAGCAACACGTCTTTTAAGCTGAAGGTATTGTTTGCAGTTAGTCACACTTGCTATGGCCCGGGCATTATTATTCTTTGCCgccttggcattgacatttCGGCAATGTGTTTCCAGCCCATTCCCCATTGAACTGGACTTGCGAAGCGAGCCTTCCTCACGGTTATCCAACATTCATGTCTCTTACGCGAGGCATATTTCCGGGCAAGTCACTTTCACGTATGGGCCATGCCATACAATATCATGGGACGATGGACACACAGTGCTTGCAAGGTCGGATTCTGCGACTCTCGACTCAAGGCTGGTGTGGCATATTCCAGAAGATGCGCCTGGCCTTGTGTGTATCTCGGCATGGGACGAGACCAGGACTCTTGTTGGCCGCAGTGAGCCTCGAGACGTCCAATTCGCAAAGAGAAAAGTCAATAGGAAAAGATCTCTGGGTAAGTATACACGGACACGCACCGCTCAGGGAGATATCCTTATGCCTGGTTAATACtaactcttcttcttgcagATCCTATCCACCTAACGGACGAAGATGGATTTGACACGCTCGGCGCATGGTTCGATGGCATTGAGGCTCTACTACAAAGCGAGGCCAGCCTTATCGATGTGACGGCAGCGAAACAGAAGGAAattgccattgttggcgcCGGCATGTCCGGCTTAATGACATACTTGGTTCTCCACCAGGCAGGCTTCACCAATCTTACTCTTCTTGAAGCTAATAATCGCGTTGGCGGTCGAGTATACACAGCGTATCTATCAGGCGGGCCTTTTGACTATTCTTACCAGGAGATGGGACCAATGCGATTTCCAGTTGGATACACAGACCCAGATAGCGGCGAGAAATACAACATCTCTGACACGGAGCTAGTATTCTCCTTGATAGAAGAGATCAACGAGAtgaacaagaacaagccAGATTTAAAGGTCGATCTGATACGGTGGTACGATGAAAGCCAAAACGGGCTACAATACTTCAACGAGTTTCGCATGAAAACCGGCTTGCCACCAACTTTGGGACAAATCCGCAATGATTCATCACTCGATCAATCCCGCCCGATGGATAGCACGACCAAGAGTTTAGACGACGTTCTGTTAAACGACTTACCTGGAGATGGGTTCATGGTCGAAATGGCCACGAACATGTACAAGGCGCATAAGAAATGGACATCCGAAGGCCTCGGCGGCAAGCTTCAAGGAGATCGCTGGTCCGAATTCGCCTACATATCGCAATACCTTAAAGGGAGTCTCAATAGTACCGACGTCATTGTTGGGCCAGAAAACGCCGATGGCAGCTTTTGGCTCTGGGAGTACGATACTCTTTACGAGAGCGCTGACTCTTGGAGAACTATTGATGGCGGCATGAGCCGACTGCCAGAGGCTTTCCTGCCTTTAGTCAAGGACAATTTAcgcctcaacaccaagattGAACGTGTCAGGCACGCGAATGACAAAGTGACACTGCAATGGAGGCATGATTACAAAGACTCCTTGCACTCGTCAACATATGACTATGCTATAGTCGCTGTGCCCTTTACTGTTGTTCGCCAGTGGCGCATGCCGAATATGAACATGATCATATCGAACGCGATTAATAACCTAGTCTACGATACATGCTGCAAGGTTGCTCTGGAATACTCAGAGCGGTTTTGGGAAAAGTACGACAACCCAATCTACGGAGGTTGTAGCACTTCAACAGATATACCTGGCATAAACATCGTTTGCTACCCGTCGTATAACATCAACGGAACGGGTCCTTCGGCTATTATTGGGGAGTACGTAGAAGGGGCGGCCAACCATGAATCAGCAAGGATGATAACCATGTCCGAAGAAGAGCATGTACAGTATGTGCTGGACGCAATGACTGAGATACACGGTGAAGAAACCCGGAAACTGTATACTGGAAAGTTTGCCAGGACTTGCTGGGCACTGGATCCCTTTACGGCAGGGTCATGGGCGAGCCCCTCGGTTGGACAGCACGAGCTGTACATTCCCGAGTACTTCAAAGTACATAAAAATGTGAGTAACTCGTATCCAGAGGCTGAAGCGTCAATTGTGTGGGATAAGTGGAAGACTAATACGTGACTAGATGATTTTCGTCGGCGAACACACATCTTATACACACGGTTGGATATCATCCGCCTTGGATTCTGGAGTTAGAGGCGCAGTCCAAATGCTGCTGGGTATGTTATGAATACAAGTAAAAACGTTTACAGTCGTGTTGCTAACGCAGATGTAGAACTTGGCCTGGTCGATGAGGCAAAGGATGCAGTGAAGAAATGGATATTAGACAGGGTTTCATAAGTCGCTGTTCGCACGGCTACAAGGCGGCCGCTGTCTGCGAGGCCCTTCCTCCTGTGACGAACCAAGGGCAAGTTCCTGAAGAATACCGGCCGGAATACTTCTCAAAAGCATTGTTCCTGAAACGTCCATTTGGAGTAAGATAGACGGGAGGCTCTCTCGGAGGTTTATTTTGTCTGTAGTAGGAACTTCGAGTTGGACAAATTATGCATAGAAGCCTAACTATCTCCTCTAAATATTGTATAATTATCATGTAATAAAACATTATACAAGACATTTCTTGTGTATTTGCTGGGGACGTTGATGAGGCATCAACCGCAGAGGGTTTCTCTACAAATCACCCGCTTGGAGTCCTTCAGCGTAAATGTACGCATCATTGCACACCCATCTCCTCCACGGTTCCTGCCAAACCCATCTTACAATCTCCCACAGTTTTGAGAAGAAGTTTCAGCCGTCCACCAACAGACAGTACAGCCACATGACAAACCCTATGGTTCTCACAAATAAACACCTCCGAGACACATGCGCACTCATAATGCCCAACCCAGGATTCGCCATGTAGTGCAAACTCCCCAGGCCGCTCTTCTTTTAACATGGTAGTTTCGCAAATACTCGCTATGATCTTGTTATTCCATAGTCCCTCATTCCGAGGCCACTGTCTAAAAAGTTCAATGAGTCTATGGCGTGTTACACCATCGCGGCATTTCATCGCTGCAAAGTAAAACATTCCGCCAACTGACAGGGAATAGGAAAAACAGGGCTCAGTATTCTCTCGGACGTCTTTTGCAAGTTCATGGTACAAAGTTTCTGCTTGATCAGCAATCTTTCGGAATAGGTGGTTGCAGCTGTCAAATTCGAGCTGCGATCCTGAGGGGTGCGTCTGCTTGCAGATTTCGACAGCCATGTACATTAAATTTAGCACGGATATAGACTCCGAATTGGCAAGTCTTTGGTCCGCTGTTAGACTGTTAACCAGTCGGTCAAACTTGGATCTCCAGAGGCCAAGCTCAGAAATGTAGGCTGGATATCTGCATGATTCCCCGCGCGTCGTGATATTTGGTGGCGTCCAAGTATGCTCGCTTGCATCCAACAGTCCCATTAGAAGCGGTTGAAACTCAAAATAGGCCTCCGTAACTGTTTGAAATGGTCTCGAAGTGCATCGGATCATGCTTCGTTGCGTGATCCAAGTCGGTCTCTTCTTGCATTGGAGTCTATTCGCGAGTTGATACTCGAAAAATGTAATTACCGCATTCAGAGAGTCATGGTTCAGCATGAAGCCTGTGCTTGGAGAGCAGGTCGAAGTCTCCTCCGCATGCTCCCAGAACTTCCAGAGATTAAAAAGCTTTGCATTGTGATGTGCGTGAGTTGCTGCTTGATCAATATCGCCTTGAATGCAGCATAGCCCAATAAAAAGGATATTCGCGAGGAGTAGCGTCTCTTGATCGTTGTAAGTTAGCCCAGAGGTTGATCCCCGGTGCGTGATCTTCATGAGATGTTGGATAGATTTGTTGTAATGACTCAACGCGAACAGGTAATGGGCTTGAGCCTGGTCAAGCTGGTCGgacgtcttcttctctgtaTTCGAAGACAATATTCGCATCCTGGCATAGGTAGCTGCGAGGGCTAAACTTGCGTGCCATATAGCTGGACATGACTGAGTAGCTCGTAGGACGTCGATTTTCCAGAACGTCTCATCAAAACTGCCTCCAACCTGGTTGACTGTGACTTTGCAGAGAAATTCAAAAGTCTGAAGTTCCTTTTGACTGTATTCTGTTCCGAAGAGTGTTAATGCGGTTGATTGGTGAGGTGATGCTGAAGAGCGGTCATCATATGTGTAGCCGCTACATGTTCTCCCTGCTGCTGAACATCTGCCGCAACATGGCTTTAATTCATCGCATTTTACACGCCGTGCGCTAGTCAGGAAGTTTCATGGAGTTTCAGTATGGGCTATATCTTCCGAGATAGAAACATGATGTAGGTGGGAGAACGAACCGACAAGTGATGCAACCAGTTTTAACCTTGGCAGACCATCTTCTCATTCTCGGCCGCTTTGGCGAATGGACTTGAACGTAAATGCCATTTTCAGTACTAGTTGTTTCCGATTCACCCCCAGGCAGAATCTTGCGCAATGGATGAAGCTTGGTCATGTTGGGACTCTGCGGGAGGCTTAGGCCCAGCTTGCGCTCAAATGCAGCCAAGCTTAGTTCAAGAACGCCCGGCAATCAACTTGGTCCCTCCGGGTCGTTCCACCCAGTTTCAAATTGTCTTTTGACTTGATGAATCAGATCCTTGTTGC
Protein-coding sequences here:
- a CDS encoding L-amino-acid oxidase (similar to Verticillium alfalfae VaMs.102 XP_002999858.1); translation: MARALLFFAALALTFRQCVSSPFPIELDLRSEPSSRLSNIHVSYARHISGQVTFTYGPCHTISWDDGHTVLARSDSATLDSRLVWHIPEDAPGLVCISAWDETRTLVGRSEPRDVQFAKRKVNRKRSLDPIHLTDEDGFDTLGAWFDGIEALLQSEASLIDVTAAKQKEIAIVGAGMSGLMTYLVLHQAGFTNLTLLEANNRVGGRVYTAYLSGGPFDYSYQEMGPMRFPVGYTDPDSGEKYNISDTELVFSLIEEINEMNKNKPDLKVDLIRWYDESQNGLQYFNEFRMKTGLPPTLGQIRNDSSLDQSRPMDSTTKSLDDVLLNDLPGDGFMVEMATNMYKAHKKWTSEGLGGKLQGDRWSEFAYISQYLKGSLNSTDVIVGPENADGSFWLWEYDTLYESADSWRTIDGGMSRLPEAFLPLVKDNLRLNTKIERVRHANDKVTLQWRHDYKDSLHSSTYDYAIVAVPFTVVRQWRMPNMNMIISNAINNLVYDTCCKVALEYSERFWEKYDNPIYGGCSTSTDIPGINIVCYPSYNINGTGPSAIIGEYVEGAANHESARMITMSEEEHVQYVLDAMTEIHGEETRKLYTGKFARTCWALDPFTAGSWASPSVGQHELYIPEYFKVHKNMIFVGEHTSYTHGWISSALDSGVRGAVQMLLELGLVDEAKDAVKKWILDRVS